Part of the Coturnix japonica isolate 7356 chromosome 20, Coturnix japonica 2.1, whole genome shotgun sequence genome is shown below.
CAAATCCATCTCTGTACAACCAGGCCTTCAGTGGGCTGtactgggagaaaaggaagagaacaacTGAGAACTAAGAcgaaaaaaaaccccaaccagTTCTGATATAAACAGCAGTTTGCACTTACAGATGTCACTAGAATATAAACTCTTAAGTCAAACTTTCGAcctacaaagaacagaaaaatatcataTAATCCACCTGCTGATACAGCTACCTTGTCTTAGATGCACTTAACATCAGTTTCTATCTAAATATACACACAGAAGGactgaaattcacatttttagTCACTTTATCGGGGGTTTTGTGAACATTtatttaagattaaaaacaCCAGCAGGACAACTACACCAAGTCAGTGGCAATTCCTTTCTACCCAGTAAGAACACCATAGGTTAGGATGGCTTTCTCCCtacactggaaaagcaaaggctTAAATGGGCATCTTACCTCCTATTAAGTATGGATTTTCAATGTATCGCTGAACGATGTAAGTCTGTACTTGTGTTTCATCCTTCTGCTCATTCGTGCGGACACCGTCCTGTGGGAGAACAAACATGCAGTTCATCCTTTCAAGGCTGTATATGGGAAAGATGgtgaaaaaacacattttttttctggaagccCTGTCTCCATTTCAGATGCCAGATCCCAGATAAAGCATGACAGCAAAGGGACCAGCACAACAGGAAGACGTTACAAAAGAGAAAGTGCTCACCTGCCTCTGAAGATCCAGGTTCACAACAGAAATTCCATATaaaggagggatctccaaccagagatccttccccagtggcagtgagcccttaaatgaggtctaagagaggtgcagccaggctccacaGCTTCCTGTCTTACAGCTCAATTGCTTTCATCTGAGCTCCCAGGGCTGAatgggtcctttccccaggtgatcaatcagtgattcaggccatgactcaacagttaccatacaaAAAGCATCCAACTATTGGGGGAGATGTGCAGGAAGGGACTTACAGTGAAGAGAGCAATAGTGAAGGAATATCACACAAGAATCAGCACAGGAAACCAGAATAACTCTTTGATGGAAAGAGAGGGATGAAAGTACAGAAGAAGAACTAAGAGTCTGTTGGGCATTCCCCAACCAGAACACAGCCATGCTCACCATTTTCCAGTCGAAGATATCCTTCAGTTTTCGGAACAGAAAAATCCCTTTACCTTGTGACCTGCTAACCTACAGCATGGAGAAGCCAAGTTACTTAGCGTTAGGATTTCCCACTGTCCCCCACAGTTTCAGCACAGAAGCCCTGCATAACCCGATTCATCATCTGTTTGCATGCAAGcacatttatttaatgttatgAGGACAGGCAGAAAACGAAGGGATCTGATGAGAGCTCTCTAATGCTGAACACTCAGATTTACAAGTGTTAGGAGAATTCCTGGTGGAAAGGGCAGAGCAGGCAGACAGCCTACAGGAAAGTCCCACAGAGACGAATAAACAAACTCTGTCACATGCTTGCAGAAATATATCTAACACAACATATGTTGTTGGGAATTTTTTAAGTCACACTTAAATCTGTGTATGCTACAGAAGAACTTAATTGAACGGGGAAGTCATGAACGGTGTCAGAGAACTATAGCAAGCAAGAGCAGAACGATCCTGATATTTCTCAGAAGTGCCCTTACAATAAGGCCTGACTTGCAGCATAAGGCAAGTTGTTTTGCCCCAATCTTCTTGCCAGACCTTCTGCACAAGGCAACGCATCTGTCCTCTCACAAATGAGCATATTTTCAATTATATGCCATGGCTCAATACTCATGACGTTAAGAGACTTGAATCACCTTGTGGAATCAAAGCACTTCTCAGATTCACGTCgtattgttgttgtttcctttagAAATCACAGTTCCTCCTTGGTTCCCAGGACACTGGTCAAATTGGAATAATGGTGAATGGAGCAATCCCATGTAGATACAGGCTTTGTGGGACAAATGTGATTCAGAGCACAAGGCTGCACTTCATGGTAGAACATGGAAAAGCTAACATTAACAAAATCCACCCCAGCTTGCACTCCAGGCTGCTCATGGAATCTTCAGTAATCTCTCAATATTCTCAGGATGAAAGTCCACTCAGTAAATTGGCTGGATTTACAAGGGCTGACATTTAACGTAGTGGGATTTCCTTGAAACcaaacagatgttttcataGCTCCATCTTTGGGGGCTGCTCTAGAACACTGCTTAACAACAAGCCCAATTAGACAGCTGCCCTGCACACACATGCGTTCTTGTACACCTGCAGCTGAACTGAAACATTTAAGAGCATAAACTTGGCCATAACCACACAGTGAGAATCCCTAGGAGCACAATCTGTTCTTCCACAGAAAAATCCAGTACTCTGTGCCCTCAGTACTGAATTAACTTGGGCTCTACAAATAAACTGAGCTGATTTTCAATTATTGAAATGAGCTGTAACACAAGAAGGAATTTCTGGGTAGGACATGTTGGCCAGGAAACCAGCCAGAAGCATTGTTGCTCCTAGCTACCCTGCTACATGCAGTTCTTCCTGTGGATTTCCTGcatgttttcctctccttccacaGAATGAAGGCATCCATTCATCTTTGTCTCACTTGAGGTAAGCGATGGTGCACTTACCGGTTTCATGATCCAAGTGCTGCCAGGCTTCTTGCGAAATTCTTCCACAAACAAATTGTACTCTGAAGGCAATTCAAAGGTCTTTGGAAAAAAGTCACATCTTGCTGCCTCAAgctttcctgcttctctttctaaCTGCTTCCGAAACCTCTTCAGGTTCCTTACTAAGTAGTTCTTCCGACTCAGCTGGGTAGAAAGAGAAACATAAGGTTAGGCTCAGCAGATGCTCGTGCAGACTGGCTTGCTTTCATTGGACTCAAGATGCTTCTGGTGATGTCTGGGGACCACCTGTACTACATCTTCTGCAagggaaaaagtaaataaacactATTGAGTATTGAGTGAGTATTAAAGACCCACTATTGAGAACTGCTTTTGCTCTGTGGCAAATAAGACTTGATTTCAATTTTCTATTTAATCTCTGCACGAACACAGGGAAGCCAGAACAAAGCAGGTCTCACAACCCACATGTTACAGTTTCTAACATACCCCTTCAATGCAGACAGCACACTcatttccagcacagctctgtccaCAACTGCCCACACCAAAAGCTGCAGTCAGGTTCACAGGCACACTTAACTCAATCCGCTCCTGAGATTAATGCCTCTGTGGCACaaccagcagagctggaagtgTATGGGCTCTTGAACCGCTGCAGCTTGCAGATGAGTGTTGTAAACCACTGCCAGTCTCCATTTACACTAACACTGGTGAGCACAGATGAACTTTTGCCAGGCAAATGGTACACACATGCATCTGATCTAATGAACTGGATCTGCATGAGATCCTGCTTCGCTATGTCAGGAAATGCACCTTTACCTTTCAAGGGGAAGGTCTGGATGTTAACCAGACCCCCTAAcatggttttgttattttcaagaGTCACAGATTTGTTCAGTGTTTACCAGACTGGGAACACAGTGAAGCAAAGCATCGGGTTCCCAAGCAGAGCCCTTCCCAAGACAGGGGATGTTGACACATACTGATGGTTTATCAGAGCTGTAAGAAAGAGGCCAGTTTTCACAGTGGAAAACATTACCAGGTATTTCCACTCATAACTACATCCCATGGAAACTTACTGAGGGCTTAAAAACACCTCCCCAAACCCTCCTAGTTTCACTCCACCTTCGAGGGCTCCTTACCTCATAGTGATTTCGAAAGTGGCAAATGCGAACGTGCTCCTCCAAGTACACGTGGTCAAAAATCTCCCGAAGACAACTGACATCACACCAGAAGAAATCCCACTCCTCCTCGCTGGGGAGAAAGGGTCCGTGCAGAGAGCACAGCGCACGTTCACAGCACCAACACCACCTCCACCTGCAGCGCCGTGAAGCCTCTGCTCCCCTccacagctctccatccccaagcagggctgtgggatgcaCTTCCCAATTTAAACGTGAGGTTAAAGCACACTTCCATGCCTGGCGTGGCTTATATGCTCTATGGACACAGTGGGGTGacacagctctgggacaggCACGCAGCCCAGAGGCTCAACATCCCCCGGGATCCCCAGCTGCCCGTGCAGCCCGTCCAGGGATGGATGCAGGAGGAGGCCTAGCACAAAGCCACACTTACTTCCTCGCCTGCTTCCAGCCGGGCCGGCAGCGCAGCACGTCCAGGATGGGCCCGGAGAGGCCGCACTTGAAGCGAACGCGAGGACGGCCGAGGGGCGGAGGGAgggggagcggggcggccccACCGCGGGTAGCGCCGGCAGCGCGGCCCAGCTCGGCCCCTCCGTGCTCCGCCGGGCGCTGCTTTGTCCTCTGCGGGACGTGGGGAGCGGCGGCCTGcggggagagaggagaggagaagcgGTGAGGAGAGCCGGGCCGCAGCACCGGCACAGCGCAGGGAAGGCCGGGCCGTGCTCACCGCCGGCTCCGCCATGCTGCGGGCCCAGCAGGCCGCGCCGTGTCCACGGCAACGGCGGCGCAGCGCCCCGGGCCTGCTGCCCCTCGGGCCTAAAGGTCACCTGCAGGCCTCGGAACCACCCGCAGGCCCCGCCCCAGCCGCAGGGTGCTGGGTTGTGCTATGGGTGCCTGGCTATGGGCAGGGGTGTTGTGAGCTCATCCCCTGCCCTTATGGCACCCAGCTgcctgtggggtgggggcaACCAGTGACTGTGGGTGTCCTGAACGGGAGGCCAGGCCAGGCCCAGAGTCAGCGCTGCACCTTGCACAGCCACGTCAGCAGCACTCAGGGCAGGTGATGGCACTTCCCTGTCCCGTCAGTGCAAAGTTCCCTCCGGGTGGACGCAGAGTGGCTGTCACTGCCAGCCTGCTGCCCCGCTGGGCTGTAGGGGTCTCATATCCCCACCACGTCCATAGCGAGGGCTGGCCATGCCAATGGGCTAAACAGACTGCCCTTGATCCAACGGGACAAaggttttgttcttctcttcacACTGCAGCCTTGTCCGTCCGCGCTGGcagcagacagcacagcacTCCCACACCACCGCTCAGAGGTGGAGTTACTCCTCCTTTGTCTCCTCCCGGTAAGAAGGAGCAGTCGGTGCGAGGGAGGCgggtgctggggaagggcttCAGCAGGAGACGCAGGGGAAACAGGCGAGGtctcttctgcctcctgctgcgGCCAGGGGATCGGGCTTTGTGTGCTGCAATCGAGCCCCTGATCACAAGCAGCTGTCCTGCAGGAGCGAGCTCT
Proteins encoded:
- the TTLL9 gene encoding probable tubulin polyglutamylase TTLL9 isoform X1; its protein translation is MAEPAAAAPHVPQRTKQRPAEHGGAELGRAAGATRGGAAPLPLPPPLGRPRVRFKCGLSGPILDVLRCRPGWKQARNEEEWDFFWCDVSCLREIFDHVYLEEHVRICHFRNHYELSRKNYLVRNLKRFRKQLEREAGKLEAARCDFFPKTFELPSEYNLFVEEFRKKPGSTWIMKPVSRSQGKGIFLFRKLKDIFDWKMDGVRTNEQKDETQVQTYIVQRYIENPYLIGGRKFDLRVYILVTSYSPLKAWLYRDGFARFSSMRFTLNSIDDHYVHLTNVAVQRTAPDYDPEKGCKWMIQQLRQYLTAKHGTGLMEVLFADMDNIFIKSLQSVRKMIISDKRCFELYGYDILIDQNLKPWLLEVNSSPSLIASSQEDYELKYNLLEDTLHVVDMEGRLTGKEKRVGGFDLIWNDGPVSRGGNLGALVNGNFVANTHLGMYSPSAGVVPCSHPFLNTRTAHPFHSRTREQGTLTLVRVHNEALLKQCLDSEVISLRG
- the TTLL9 gene encoding probable tubulin polyglutamylase TTLL9 isoform X3, encoding MAEPAAAAPHVPQRTKQRPAEHGGAELGRAAGATRGGAAPLPLPPPLGRPRVRFKCGLSGPILDVLRCRPGWKQARNEEEWDFFWCDVSCLREIFDHVYLEEHVRICHFRNHYELSRKNYLVRNLKRFRKQLEREAGKLEAARCDFFPKTFELPSEYNLFVEEFRKKPGSTWIMKPVSRSQGKGIFLFRKLKDIFDWKMDGVRTNEQKDETQVQTYIVQRYIENPYLIGGRKFDLRVYILVTSYSPLKAWLYRDGFARFSSMRFTLNSIDDHYVHLTNVAVQRTAPDYDPEKGCKWMIQQLRQYLTAKHGTGLMEVLFADMDNIFIKSLQSVRKMIISDKRCFELYGYDILIDQNLKPWLLEVNSSPSLIASSQEDYELKYNLLEDTLHVVDMEGRLTGKEKRVGGFDLIWNDGPVSRGGNLGALVNGNFVANTHLGCFNDRKKQLKELFGDLPAQQTA